The following nucleotide sequence is from Deltaproteobacteria bacterium.
CGTCTCCGCCATATACGCCGCGAATGGGTTGCACTCCAAGTTCTTTGGCCTCGTGCACCTCGGGCGCTATGCGGCTGAGTGCTGCGTAGAGTGCGTAGCCGTGATCGACTGGAATAGTGGTTCCGTTGAGGCGAAAAGCAAGATCGATGTATGGCATAGATTCCCTCATGTTTGATTGTTGATTTCCTTACTTCCATGCTGAGAAGTGCGGGAATTAAGAAGCTGACGCTCGGTTTTAGCCCTTATTGCAACACCCTCACCCTAGCCCTCTCCCTAAAAGGGCGAGGGGATTTAGAAAGGCAGTGCTGTGAGTCGTGCGCATCGGTCTCCCCTCTATTGCAACACCCTCACCCTAGCCCTCTCCCTAAAAGGGCGAGGGAATTAAAAAAAAGGGGCGAGGGATAAAATAGGCATAGCTCCGCCATTGCAGTCTCCTTTCTGGACTGAGTGCTTTTTCATGCATGGGCGAACCGTAGCAAACGTGAGTGACATCCGAGGTCACTCTGGTGAAAATATTTTTCGGGCTTCTTCTTTCACTTTTTCCCGTAACGACTGTGGTTCGATCACCCGTACGCCGCTGCCAAAGTGTAAAATCCAGCCAACTAACTCGCTAGTATCTGCTACTTGCAGCCGCATGGTCATCTGTCCGTCTTTGTGAAAGGTGCACTGTTGGCTCTGATGCCATTGCCGGTCTTTGGCCCACGCTGCTGTTGGTCGGTCGAATAGCAACTCAACTTCAAGTGGTTTCCCGCGCATCGCTACCAGCGCGTCTCTGACGTAGGCATCGAGATCAAAGTTCAACGGTAACTGGCACGGCTGGTTCGTGATCGTGAGCGTCTGAATGCGATCAACCGCGAACATGCGAGGCTCGTTACGACGATGACAGTGCGCGATGAGATACAGTGCGCCGTCGTTGTACCACAGCTTGTAGGGGTCGGCTTCGCGACGATTGGTGGCGTCTCGTGAAGCGGAGTAGTAGCGCATCTGTATGGTACGAGATTGGGCAATGGCGCGCGTCAGTTTGTCAATCGTCTGTTGATGCTGACGGTAGGTCTTGTGTGGCCCTAAGCCAACAGCAAATGACCTCTGCAGTTGTTGGACGTAGGTAGTGCCTTCTGCTGGCAACGCGGTCGCTGCTTTGTTGAGAGCAGAATCCAGCGAGGCTTTGATTTCTGTTCCATCAAGTGGTTGCAATAAATCGCGACTGAAGACCAATGCCATGAGTTCTGTAGGGGAGAGTGCAAGTGGAGGAACGTGACGATACCCATCCATCAAGCGCCAGCGCGTCTGTCCATTGATCCGTTCGGTGATTAAGGGGAAGCGGACTTCCAATGCCTCAAGGTCGCGACGAATCGTGCGCGGATGTCGAGGGCTATCTTCAGGTAACGCGGCGGCGAGTTCTCGGAGCGTCGCTCCACGTGGACTTTCCAGCTTTTG
It contains:
- a CDS encoding WYL domain-containing protein; this translates as MSRNDQVTRQWFLLQKLESPRGATLRELAAALPEDSPRHPRTIRRDLEALEVRFPLITERINGQTRWRLMDGYRHVPPLALSPTELMALVFSRDLLQPLDGTEIKASLDSALNKAATALPAEGTTYVQQLQRSFAVGLGPHKTYRQHQQTIDKLTRAIAQSRTIQMRYYSASRDATNRREADPYKLWYNDGALYLIAHCHRRNEPRMFAVDRIQTLTITNQPCQLPLNFDLDAYVRDALVAMRGKPLEVELLFDRPTAAWAKDRQWHQSQQCTFHKDGQMTMRLQVADTSELVGWILHFGSGVRVIEPQSLREKVKEEARKIFSPE